Proteins encoded within one genomic window of Clupea harengus chromosome 10, Ch_v2.0.2, whole genome shotgun sequence:
- the camsap2a gene encoding calmodulin-regulated spectrin-associated protein 2a isoform X7, which yields MGDLADAKEIKKTFIVPTIKSFEHYDFNRAKISSSLTWLVTKAYGTDSVPGDLKEPFYTDQYEQEHLKPPVVSLLLSAELYCRAGSLILKSDAAKPLLGHDAVIQALAQKGLYVTDQERLVTERDLSKRPIQMSAHLALIDVLMMAYTVETVSVEKVVACLQQYSTMYPDGDTPYDTEDAITSWMNKVNEYLKDIIMQEQRRRENQSAEPAGSPRARYRKEQVLPKTVPWIPPVDNLLKDSTDGCALAALLHFYCPDIVKLEDICLKETMSLADSLYNLQLVQEFCKENLNSCCHFSLEDMLYASSSFKNNYLVFMAELFRWFEVVKPSFVQPRVLDAEEPAPSLKKLPSMPISNATKRSFMEKPPSPDRPSLPLRPQPRTSNSGEIKRSTSMSFVDGCLGTWPKEKRAAVHGVSFDIPFDKDEMPSVPSRGMTRSASSEGLGFKVHQMPRGMKRNLSFQPVNGTSMGIEEEGCPDSLAGMEPDRRQRAPHPRMHLSSSNGLSSDGHGNGMATPSIEEALEIIHNSQKQQQRGPQAEGTNQGFFLHLQSRVDLDSKAVAEEGDLESVSSKGAASTDTTEVDTGIHVRTEDIQETLDEDSSLKDYTVSMDLEMDQDYEMRASQSQGSTSPCPSNLSGKSPGSGGTPSCLASSLKMTSFAEQKFRKICQPEGKVGGSLESPINAPDGSDVTIPHSVSWAPTPEESPVHKLAPRDPAQAMAAEMVQLRMRLEEKRRAIEAQKKKVEAAFTRHRQKVGRSAFLSMVRRKGDETPSPMREEAEDGKAAVAGGGSDGILKAQQPLKSPGGEEGVTEADLLEYTHSIDKLNSSLNFLQTEMQRLAQQQEVIMQMREQQSWVIAHSSQQQGRTSSAARSSGSPSPADSPRSAHRSPTSIKRKSASFHSKTTRAPRPNELKIAPFSRVLTAPQSVDSIPRLRRFSPSQPEPSCFVYMGESRKKQRRAKSGDKEALSDSELLSPDGMTEGISIGALEILTFPTKDAQLSTNKTTIGERSTEEGGEKEQVSKTKVERQSSTESREKPGRKIKPAVESKVSEVLTQTVTEKVIVTPTEAPADFLNQSNKNLIEVPLSVLKPLDGSVLEESGEQGAMAEGLDDDQKTCRGFFFKDDLKGETDMALKRAALLEKRLKRERENQQKKQQQEVELEQKKGEARLKAEEDRMKKEEEKARREFIKQEYMRRKQLKLMEDMDTVIKPRTPSTKQRRPRPKSMHRDILDSPRTPIRAAAVSSLSLASLNLGDDNVASDKRTGRPDSADGCLSPTRSSSRNGEKDWENGSTTSSVASNTEYTGPKLYKEPSAKSNKHIIQNALSHCCMAGKVNEAQKNKILEEMEKSGATNFLVLFRDTGCQFRSLYTYCPEAEESTKLAGVGPKSISPKMIEYLYKYNSDRKQFSQIPAKTMSASVDAITIHGHLWQTKKPGTPKKAVPAKS from the exons AGTGCCCACCTGGCCTTGATCGATGTGCTGATGATGGCCTACACGGTGGAGACGGTGAGCGTGGAGAAGGTGGTGGCATGCCTGCAGCAGTACTCCACCATGTACCCCGACGGAGACACGCCCTACGACACAGAGGACGCCATCACCAGCTGGATGAATAAG GTGAACGAGTATCTGAAGGACATCATCATGCAGGAGCAGCGGCGGAGGGAGAACCAGAGCGCAGAGCCTGCTGGGAGTCCACGG GCGAGGTACAGGAAGGAGCAGGTCTTGCCCAAGACAGTGCCGTGGATCCCCCCAGTGGACAACCTGCTGAAGGACAGCACAGATGGCTGCGCCCTGGCTGCACTGCTGCACTTCTACTGTCCAGATATCGTCAAATTGGAAG ACATCTGCCTGAAGGAGACCATGTCCCTGGCGGACAGCCTCTACAACCTCCAGCTCGTCCAGGAGTTCTGCAAGGAGAACCTGAATAGCTGCTGCCACTTCAGCCTGGAGGACATGCTCTATGCCTCATCATCCTTCAAA AATAACTACTTAGTGTTTATGGCAGAGCTGTTCCGGTGGTTTGAAGTGGTGAAGCCATCTTTCGTACAACCACGAGTTTTGGATGCTGAAG AGCCAGCTCCGTCATTGAAGAAGTTGCCCTCCATGCCCATCTCTAATGCCACCAAGAGAAGCTTCATGGAGAAACCTCCCAGCCCGGACAGGCCCAG TCTGCCTCTCAGACCTCAGCCAAGAACATCAAATTCAG GCGAGATAAAGCGCTCCACCTCCATGTCCTTTGTGGATGGATGCCTTGGGACCTGGCCTAAAGAGAAAAG GGCGGCGGTACATGGGGTTTCTTTTGACATCCCCTTCGATAAAGATGAGATGCCTTCGGTGCCCAGCAGAGGCATGACCAGATCAGCCAGCAGCGAGGGACTGGGCTTCAAGGTCCACCAGATGCCCCGGGGCATGAAGAGGAACCTCTCCTTTCAGCCCGTCAACGGTACAAGTATGGGCATCGAGGAGGAGGGCTGTCCAGACAGCCTGGCTGGCATGGAACCTGACAGGAGACAGAGGGCCCCACATCCCAGAATGCATCTTTCTTCCTCTAATGGACTTTCATCAGATGGCCATGGGAATGGCATGGCCACTCCAAGCATAGAGGAAGCTCTGGAGATCATCCACAACTcccagaaacagcagcagcgTGGCCCCCAGGCCGAAGGCACCAACCAGGGcttcttcctccacctccagaGCCGGGTCGACCTGGACTCTAAAGCTGTGGCAGAAGAGGGCGACCTAGAATCTGTTTCGTCCAAGGGTGCCGCAAGCACCGACACCACCGAGGTGGACACTGGCATCCACGTCCGGACAGAAGACATTCAGGAGACCCTGGACGAGGACTCCTCCCTGAAGGACTACACCGTCAGCATGGACCTGGAGATGGACCAGGACTACGAGATGCGTGCCAGCCAAAGCCAGGGCTCCACCAGCCCGTGCCCCAGCAACCTCAGTGGGAAATCCCCTGGCAGTGGCGGGACTCCCTCATGCCTCGCCTCCAGCTTGAAGATGACCAGCTTCGCCGAGCAAAAATTCCGCAAGATCTGTCAGCCTGAGGGCAAGGTTGGGGGAAGCTTGGAATCTCCAATTAATGCCCCTGATGGATCGGATGTCACTATCCCCCACTCTGTTTCCTGGGCCCCCACGCCCGAGGAGAGCCCTGTCCACAAACTGGCCCCTCGAGACCCCGCTCAGGCCATGGCAGCAGAGATGGTGCAGCTGCGCATGCGTTTGGAGGAGAAGAGGCGCGCCATCGAGGCCCAGAAGAAGAAGGTGGAGGCCGCTTTCACCCGCCACCGGCAGAAGGTGGGCCGCAGCGCGTTCCTCAGCATGGTGCGGCGGAAGGGCGACGAGACGCCCTCGCCAATGAGGGAGGAAGCCGAGGACGGCAAGGCAGCCGTCGCGGGTGGTGGCAGCGATGGCATCCTCAAGGCCCAGCAGCCTCTCAAGTctcctggaggagaggagggagtgacCGAGGCAGACCTGCTGGAGTACACACACTCCATCGACAAGCTGAACTCCTCGCTCAACTTCCTGCAGACAGAGATGCAGCGACTGGCCCAGCAGCAAGAGGTCATCATGCAGATGCGTGAGCAGCAATCCTGGGTCATCGCCCATTCTTCCCAGCAACAGGGGCGCACCAGCTCAGCAGCCCGATCATCCGGTTCCCCATCGCCCGCCGACTCCCCGCGCTCTGCGCACCGCTCCCCCACCAGTATCAAGCGCAAGTCGGCCTCCTTCCACTCCAAAACCACCAGGGCGCCCAGGCCCAACGAGCTCAAGATCGCCCCTTTCAGTCGAGTCCTCACGGCGCCGCAGTCTGTTGATAGCATTCCACGCCTGCGACGTTTCTCCCCCAGCCAGCCTGAGCCCAGCTGCTTTGTCTACATGGGCGAGAGCAGGAAGAAGCAGCGCAGAGCTAAATCTGGAGACAAAGAGGCCCTTTCCGACTCCGAGCTTCTGTCTCCTGACGGGATGACTGAAGGCATCAGCATCGGTGCCCTGGAGATCCTGACGTTTCCCACCAAAGACGCGCAACTTAGCACCAACAAAACAACTATCGGAGAAAGGAGcacagaagaaggaggagaaaaggagcaAGTGAGCAAGACGAAGGTGGAGCGGCAAAGCTCGACAGAGTCGAGAGAGAAGCCTGGCCGTAAGATCAAGCCTGCGGTGGAGTCAAAGGTGTCAGAGGTGTTGACTCAGACCGTCACGGAGAAGGTGATCGTCACCCCCACAGAGGCCCCTGCTGATTTCCTGAACCAGAGCAACAAGAACCTGATCGAGGTCCCCCTCTCCGTGCTGAAGCCTCTCGATGGGTCTGTGCTGGAGGAGAGCGGTGAGCAGGGAGCCATGGCTGAGGGCCTCGATGACGACCAGAAGACGTGCCGTGGATTTTTCTTCAAG GATGACCTGAAAGGGGAGACGGACATGGCTCTGAAGAGAGCAGCACTGCTGGAAAAGAGGCTgaaaagggagcgagagaaccAGCAGaaaaagcagcagcaggaggtcGAACTGGAGCAGAAGAAGGGGGAGGCCAG GCTGAAAGCTGAGGAGGACCGcatgaagaaagaggaggagaaggctcGCCGGGAGTTCATCAAGCAGGAGTACATGCGGCGGAAGCAGCTGAAACTCATGGAGGACATGGACACCGTCATAAAGCCCCGGACGCCTAGCACCAAACAGCGGAGGCCACGGCCCAAGTCCATGCACAGGGACATCCTGGACTCCCCCCGCACCCCCATCAGGGCCGCAGCAG TCTCCAGCCTGTCTCTGGCATCCCTTAATCTGGGTGACGACAACGTGGCATCGGACAAACGCACTGGCAG GCCTGACTCTGCAGATGGCTGCCTGTCTCCCACCCGATCCAGCAGTCGCAATGGAGAGAAGGACTGGGAGAATGGCTCAACCACCTCCTCTGTGGCCTCCAACACTGAGTACACTG GTCCAAAACTGTACAAAGAACCCAGTGCAAAGTCCAACAAGCATATCATCCagaatgctctctctcactgctgtaTGGCCGGAAAAGTCAATGAGGCTCAGAAGAACAAGATTCTAGAG GAAATGGAAAAATCAGGGGCCACCAATTTCCTGGTTCTATTTCGAGACACTGGCTGCCAGTTCCGGTCTCTGTATACGTACTGCCCTGAAGCCGAGGAGAGCACCAAGCTAGCAGGCGTAGGCCCAAAGAGCATCTCCCCCAAAATGATTGAGTACTTGTACAAGTACAACTCTGACAGGAAACAGTTCAGCCAAATACCCGCAAAGACTATGTCCGCCAGTGTGGACGCGATCACCATCCATGGCCACTTATGGCAGACCAAGAAGCCTGGAACGCCCAAAAAAGCTGTGCCTGCCAAGTCCTAG